In Treponema rectale, a single genomic region encodes these proteins:
- a CDS encoding histidinol-phosphatase — translation MISIPNFHTHTKLCKHAEGLPINYVIQANKEGCSALGFSDHCPYPESFYDYWPHIRMNVNEVPVYFQWIKEAEQQAQFPVYKGFECEWDKNISSWYSETLKDKYKTDYLILGSHWVTDGKSHIYAPEISTPQLLNKYIDQTIEAMNSRNFAFVAHPDLFLAHNTEWTEQTKACSKALIAAAKDLNIPLEINGLGTARQPNNTSRGMRYQYPVIEFWELAAQEGIKVICNADAHAPQDVIFNAWKARDFASRFNFKPIENLQI, via the coding sequence ATGATTTCCATTCCAAATTTTCACACACATACAAAACTCTGCAAACACGCAGAAGGCCTTCCAATAAATTATGTAATTCAGGCAAATAAAGAAGGGTGCTCCGCTTTAGGATTCAGTGATCATTGTCCTTATCCGGAATCCTTTTATGATTACTGGCCACACATCAGAATGAATGTCAATGAAGTCCCTGTTTATTTTCAGTGGATAAAAGAAGCTGAACAGCAGGCACAGTTTCCAGTCTATAAAGGATTTGAATGTGAATGGGATAAAAATATTTCATCCTGGTATTCAGAAACATTAAAAGATAAATATAAAACAGATTATTTGATTCTCGGTTCACATTGGGTTACAGACGGAAAATCTCACATTTACGCTCCAGAAATTTCTACCCCACAGCTCTTAAACAAATACATAGATCAGACAATTGAAGCAATGAACAGCCGTAACTTTGCTTTCGTTGCACATCCGGATTTATTCCTCGCGCACAATACAGAATGGACAGAACAGACAAAAGCCTGCTCAAAAGCACTAATAGCAGCTGCAAAAGATTTAAATATTCCTTTGGAAATTAACGGATTAGGAACAGCAAGACAGCCAAACAATACTTCCCGGGGAATGAGATATCAGTATCCTGTAATTGAATTTTGGGAACTGGCCGCTCAGGAAGGAATAAAAGTTATTTGTAACGCAGATGCTCATGCTCCTCAAGATGTAATATTCAATGCCTGGAAAGCCAGAGATTTTGCCTCACGTTTTAATTTTAAACCCATAGAAAATTTGCAAATTTAG